In the genome of Indicator indicator isolate 239-I01 chromosome 8, UM_Iind_1.1, whole genome shotgun sequence, one region contains:
- the LOC128968729 gene encoding proline-rich protein 36-like: protein MKACEGNLFKYKIQKMLSGSCSLTTTPLRLPKAAPAPSPPPPFVFPKRLLLPHHHPPSSSQSGSCSLTTTPLRLPKAAPAPSPPPPFVFPKRLLLPHHHPPSSSQSGSCSLTTTPLRLPKAAPAPSPPPPFVFPKRLLLPHHHPPSSSQSGSCSLTTTPLRLPKAAPAPSPPPPFVFPKRLLLPHHHPPSSSQSGSCSLTTTPLRLPKAAPAPSPPPPFVFPKRLLLPHHHPPSSSQSGSCSLTTTPLRLPKAAPAPSPPPPFVFPKRLLLPHHHPPSSSQSGSCSLTTTPLRLPKAAPAPSPPPPFVFPKRLLLPHHHPPSSSQSGSCSLTTTPLRLPKAAPAPSPPPPFVFPKRLLLPHHHPPSSSQSGSCSLTTTPLRLPKAAPAPSPPPPFVFPKRLLLPHHHPPSSSQSGSCSLTTTPLRLPKAAPAPSPPPPFVFPKRLLLPHHHPPSSSQSGSCSLTTTPLRLPKAAPAPSPPPPFVFPKRLLLPHHHPPSSSQSGSCSLTTTPLRLPKAAPAPSPPPPFVFPKRLLLPHHHPPSSSQSGSCSLTTTPLRLPKAAPAPSPPPPFVFPKRLLLPHHHPPSSSQSGSCSLTTTPLRLPKAAPAPSPPPPFVFPKRLLLPHHHPPSSSQSGSCSLTTTPLRLPKAAPAPSPPPPFVFPKRLLLPHHHPPSSSQSGSCSLTTTPFVFPKRLLLPHHHPPSSSQSGSCSLTTTPLRLPKAAPAPSPPPPFVFPKRLLLPHHHPPSSSQSGSCSLTTTPLRLPKAAPAPSPPPPFVFPKWHNECKCSEGSKELGWWKPTVLVSLQRYRGNIF from the exons cggctcctgctccctcaccaccaccccccttcgTCTTCCCAAAgcggctcctgctccctcaccaccaccccccttcgTCTTCCCAAAgcggctcctgctccctcaccaccaccccccttcgTCTTCCCAAAgcggctcctgctccctcaccaccaccccccttcgTCTTCCCAAAgcggctcctgctccctcaccaccaccccccttcgTCTTCCCAAAgcggctcctgctccctcaccaccaccccccttcgTCTTCCCAAAgcggctcctgctccctcaccaccaccccccttcgTCTTCCCAAAgcggctcctgctccctcaccaccaccccccttcgTCTTCCCAAAgcggctcctgctccctcaccaccaccccccttcgTCTTCCCAAAgcggctcctgctccctcaccaccaccccccttcgTCTTCCCAAAgcggctcctgctccctcaccaccaccccccttcgTCTTCCCAAAgcggctcctgctccctcaccaccaccccccttcgTCTTCCCAAAgcggctcctgctccctcaccaccaccccccttcgTCTTCCCAAAgcggctcctgctccctcaccaccaccccccttcgTCTTCCCAAAgcggctcctgctccctcaccaccaccccccttcgTCTTCCCAAAgcggctcctgctccctcaccaccaccccccttcgTCTTCCCAAAgcggctcctgctccctcaccaccaccccccttcgTCTTCCCAAAgcggctcctgctccctcaccaccaccccccttcgTCTTCCCAAAgcggctcctgctccctcaccaccaccccccttcgTCTTCCCAAAgcggctcctgctccctcaccaccaccccccttcgTCTTCCCAAAgcggctcctgctccctcaccaccaccccccttcgTCTTCCCAAAgcggctcctgctccctcaccaccaccccccttcgTCTTCCCAAAgcggctcctgctccctcaccaccaccccccttcgTCTTCCCAAAgcggctcctgctccctcaccaccaccccccttcgTCTTCCCAAAgcggctcctgctccctcaccaccaccccccttcgTCTTCCCAAAgcggctcctgctccctcaccaccaccccccttcgTCTTCCCAAAgcggctcctgctccctcaccaccaccccccttcgTCTTCCCAAAgcggctcctgctccctcaccaccaccccccttcgTCTTCCCAAAgcggctcctgctccctcaccaccaccccccttcgTCTTCCCAAAgcggctcctgctccctcaccaccaccccccttcgTCTTCCCAAAgcggctcctgctccctcaccaccaccccccttcgTCTTCCCAAAgcggctcctgctccctcaccaccaccccccttcgTCTTCCCAAAgcggctcctgctccctcaccaccaccccccttcgTCTTCCCAAAgcggctcctgctccctcaccaccaccccccttcgTCTTCCCAAAgcggctcctgctccctcaccaccaccccccttcgTCTTCCCAAAgcggctcctgctccctcaccaccaccccccttcgTCTTCCCAAAgcggctcctgctccctcaccaccaccccccttcgTCTTCCCAAAgcggctcctgctccctcaccaccaccccccttcgTCTTCCCAAAgcggctcctgctccctcaccaccaccccccttcgTCTTCCCAAAgcggctcctgctccctcaccaccaccccccttcgTCTTCCCAAAgcggctcctgctccctcaccaccaccccccttcgTCTTCCCAAAgcggctcctgctccctcaccaccaccccccttcgTCTTCCCAAAgcggctcctgctccctcaccaccaccccccttcgTCTTCCCAAAgcggctcctgctccctcaccaccaccccccttcgTCTTCCCAAAgcggctcctgctccctcaccaccaccccccttcgTCTTCCCAAAgcggctcctgctccctcaccaccacccccttcGTCTTCCCAAAgcggctcctgctccctcaccaccaccccccttcgTCTTCCCAAAgcggctcctgctccctcaccaccaccccccttcgTCTTCCCAAAgcggctcctgctccctcaccaccaccccccttcgTCTTCCCAAAgcggctcctgctccctcaccaccaccccccttcgTCTTCCCAAAgcggctcctgctccctcaccaccaccccccttcgTCTTCCCAAAgcggctcctgctccctcaccaccaccccccttcgTCTTCCCAAA GTGGCATAATGAGTGCAAATGTTCAGAAGGTAGTAAAGAGCTTGGCTGGTGGAAACCAACAGTGTTAGTTTCTTTGCAGCGTTATAGAGGGAATATCTTTTGA